acaactagtcaagggattatgaattcagcttgagttgcagcttatcagcagctcatgaacctaactacaaagtatacttggcatacattgtgaaagtgaggtgatgatgagctaagttcaagtttttcctaaacttgtttagccttctagagcaATGTGGTCAATGTACTATGcaataagacattagagattcatcaagtaCCTAGCAGggtggtttagaacatgacaaacattacactaaACATGGCATTCACAGTGACACAACAATGAGTCTAACTaacaacaggaacatcacacattaacattaacagtgcattaacaagagcacatttaacaggaacaagacactaacaggaacaATTGAAAATTGCACATTGCACATTAACagtaacaagacactaacagtgaacaattgaaattaggctaacccaaattgggtggaaacttggctagtccaagaacaagttttacatctcatacatcagttctatttattcccaaattagcaaattagggtttacacccattttccccaaatatcTTCAATACACAGTACAAATAGGGTTTAGCTaattacccaaaatttagcttccaaactccaaaatttgctcgacccatgcttcttgatgtccctctgatgctcttcctgctcctattgtcccctaatttctagctattttactcaccccaaaacctagggtttcagaggttgtgagatgaagaaaatagctaggctagggcgttgtcgggtgttggagatggtagtggcagtgatggaactggtggtggtggcagaactgtggaggtgatggtgttggcggcatggcagagaggggaggtggtgttgcagagctctgcaatttttttgggaagaaggggaagaagagctcgatgggattaggattaggggttgtttggttaggaaaagggtatgtgttgctatggtgtgaggcggagacctcaaatttagatgttggcgaatctgagatgttggatcattggatctgattggaatcgaacggatagatggaaggatgtgaagcgaccgtcggattctgaggtgcaacgaagttaacggcaccagatggagttaggtattgtagtgtaaggcggaatcatcgggatttgatgcacgggcataggaacgaccgttggattcaactaccatctaatctgaaggcttggaatttcagcgctgtggtgcttggcagagacttccgattttgatgctctatgaaggagcgaccgtcggatgctcccgagaactgatctgatggctgagaacggaggcgcttttgtgtgtagaaaatgaggttgtgcgcaccattcttcgcggcttccttgcgtaatttctcccggcttttcactacttttctgctcttctcgctccacgactcatccgaactttatttactacctaaaaatgcaaaattaattaataaaaatatttattcttgaaaacaatgaaaatacagaatatgggataaaatgtagaattaatgcacaaaagatgagttaaaatgccaacaaaaagggataatatatacaatatttggcactcatcaataagcTGACTTCAGTGTAAAATTTCCATTATTAGTTAGTTTCCAAACTAACTTATCTTCTGCAGAATTAGGTATCCTCATACTTAGAATTTTATCAGTTGTTGCAGAATCAAACAAGTGCTTCACCAGAGCAGAATTCCATTCTCTACGATCCTGGATTATTAGCTCATGCACCCATATATAAGATTCACTATTTGCAATTCCATATCTTGGTTGTGGGGGATGTTCTAAACCCAACACCCATATATCCAGCCATATCTTTATCTCCGTTCCTTTACCTAACCTCCACTGACTATTATGTCTTATGAAGGTAATCTTCTTTGAATACCACTCCAATCCCAAGAACAGTTTTTCTTAATGTTAGAATGAAGGATACTTGTACAAGGAAAGTATTTTGCTTTCAAAGCTTTTCCCCATTGCTTATCTGTGTTGGTGAAGATTCTCCAGGCAGCACACACTAAAATTTCCTGATTCAAAATCCTTAGATTTCTGAATCCTTGTCCTCCACAATTCTTATGTCGCATTAAGTGTTTCCAGGATATGATATATGTACCTTTTTTTGTCTTTAAAACCCCACCAGAACATCCTTTGAGCTGCCTCTATCTTATTTAGAATCTCAAATGGGATTTGAAAACAGCTCGTTGAGTAGGTTGGTATTATGTTCGTCACAGTTTTAACTATGAGGGACTTTCCACTATGAGACATAGTTTTACCATCCCATGCATTAAGAAGGTTATTTACTCTGTCCAATATATGCGAAaagttttccttctttttttttccaatgaTGAGAGGTATTCCCAAGTATCTTTCATTAGCTTGCATATTTGGAATTTTAAACCTTCTTGTTAATAATCTGCAAAATCTTGGAGGCATGTTAATACTAAAATGCACACATGATTTGTTGAAGTTTACCATTTTCCCTGATGCATTACCAAAGTCTGTGATTATCTTCAGTACGTTGTTCACATTGTGGAGATCAACTTTCAAAAATAGAAGACAATCATCCGAGAAAAAAAAGATGGGAGATGGAAGGAGCTGTTGGTGCTATCTTGATACCTTCAATCTGTTGTTGTTGCTCAACTAGAAATAATTTCCTAGAGAACGCCTCCATTGCAACGATGAATAAATAGGGTGATAAAGGATCACCCTGTCGAATACCCCTTGATGGTTGATAAGCAGCACATGGAGCTCCATTCAGTAAAATTGAGATTTTAGTAGTTGTGATACATTGCATGATAAGATTGCACCACTCAAGACAGAAACCCATTTGAATCATTACATCCTTGATGAAAGACCACTCAAGCCTGTCAAAGGATTTAGACATGTCCAGTTATAAAGCTAAGAACTTTTCATTCACCTTCTTATCCTTCATAGTATGCATAATCTCTTGAGCTAGTTGTATATTATCTGTGATTTGTCTTCAAGGGACGTACGCTGCTTGAAGTGGAGATATGATCTTGGACATCAATTTCTTCATTCAGAAAGacataattttggaaattattttatAAGACGTATTGCAAAGAGAAATCGATCTTAAATCTGAAGGATACTGTTTGTTTTTGTCTTCCGGATTAAAGAAACATTTGTAGATTTAAACTCTTGAGTAAGAAACCCGTACGGAAGAATTGCTGCTGCACTGTATGAATAACATCTTTCCCGACGATACTCCAATGGGTCTTGAAAAATCCAGGTAGAAACCCATCGGGTCCCGGAGCCTTCCACGACATCATGCTTTTCAAAGCTTTGTAAATTTCCACCTCATCTGGCACACGCATCAAAGACATATTATCTTCTTCAGTGATGGTAGTTGGTATACATTGTAGAAGTTAGTTATTTCTTACTGGCATACTGGTTGTGTGTAGAGTCCCATAATTCTCAGTTAGTAAATTTTCCAACTCACTTCGTGATGTGCACCAATGTCCATTTGTATCCTTCAGTGCCATAATATTGTTCCTTGATCTTGTTTTGTTTACCATTACATGATGATGCTTTGTATTTATGTCCATCTCTAGTAGTACTCCGATCTTGCTTTTTTCCCCCCAAACTCATTTTGAACTTGATGCCAATATTCAATTTGAGTTTCTAACGGTTGAACTTGGACTGTTGAATTGTTGTCTTGACTACCCTCTTGAACAACTTCAATATGTTGATGAAGTAAGAAAATATTACTTTGTATATCTCCAAACTTTTCTCTATTCGACTTGGATATGTATCTTCTTGCAATTGTAAGTCTTGTAGATCACAAGGCGACACATTTTCATCTTTATTTGGACAGTTTCCAGCTGATTGACGCTATGATTTTATGTTCCTAATTTGCCCTTCATTTTAAATCTTAGCAATCTTATTATCTACCGATATTTATTCTCCTTAATTAAGGTAACAACTTAAAGACCGACGGAATGTATTAAAGGAGAAGATATTAATCATCTTAACTACAATATATATTGGAAGCAAATTCATGAGATCTCCAAATATATGCTCCATCGTACATAAAACCTAGCAGTTAGCTAAATTAAGAAAAACGTGGGATGATGGTGGTGGTATAAAATCAAAGtagttctttcaaaattaagaaaAGTAAGTTAGTGTATGTTATACACCTACGTTGTATTAGTTTGTTTCCAGTTTCAATGTTTTCATTTGTCTGGATGACTCATGTAATTCTTTGTTCttgattatatttatttttctttcaacATAAtctttcatttaaaaaaaaaacactactGCGATTCTTGCGAAAAAAAGCATTGGAATAGAAATTCGAAAAGATTACATGTAAGGTGATAAAGGTATATGTTGATAAATCAATTTCTGATTACAGAGTTTGACTGCCATTattaggaaaaagaaaagaaatgcacCAGACAGTGCTAGAACATGTTTGACTGCCATTATGAGATATCACGTGAGatcatgtttttttctttccataTAGGATGTGTTTGCATTCAGGttagttattatttttaaatacttaacgagatttattttgatattaATGGAGGGGTAGTTTGGGAATCTAAAATCATGATCAAAATTAGCTGGAAACTGtccaaataaagaagaaaatgtgTCGCCTTGTGATTGGTCCCCCACAATTTGTCCCTATCAaaaattttctccaaaaacacatgTATTTTAACTCAACATCTCGAAGTTATTTACTCAagaaaactagaaaaataataatcGACCTTGATTAAACAGTAGAAGACATGGAATTAGTGGAGCTGCTACTGCTATGCCATCATCAACAAATAATCTATGTTTTATTAGCTAGCCTTTTCAAACATCAGAAGACATGGAATTGGGACTTTAAAATGCGTATGCTAAATGAGAAAGCCGGCTACATTTCTGAATGATTGTGCATTCGTTCTCCTTTCCACCCACAAAGATATCTTCGTGTCTTTTGTTGTTGCTTGTCTACTTGAATGATTTCCAAGGGATGCTCAGACGTCGGAGGATTCTTAGAGTTCTGATGAACTGGGCCAACAGCAGCAGTGGTGGTAGTAGTACTGAAGTCAACAATACGTTTGTCGAGCCAAGAGAAGATGTCCGAAAAGACAATCTCAATGTTGTGGTCGGGCTCTCCAGATGTGAGAGCATGCCACATTCCTGGATATAACTTAAAAGTCTTGTCTTTACTAACTGCTTGCACGTACAATGCTTTACTCACTTCTGGATCTGTTACTATGTCTGCTTCTCCGTGCAGCACAAAGAATGGTAATGTTACCTCATTTAAGGTGTCTTCAAGGCTCATGCTTGTCCTGAGCATCTCTAGAGCTGTTTTAAGCCTAGGTTTGTCTTGATATATCAGTTTGTTGTTCCTCACCTCTTCGCGTTTAATTGGGTCTTTAAAGGCAGAATCAATAACATTTTTCGTGGGGACAATTTTCCATTTAGGTATAATATCTATTCGTGTCAACATGTTAACCACCATCGGGTGCGGTTTCAGCTTCTCTGATATCTTACACATGGGTGCGACAAGAACAGCACCATTCCAGTAATTCGGGTCTTTTTTATGGATTAGTAGTGCAACTGCTCCTCCCATCGATTCTCCATATAACAACCTTGCTATGTCCTTGTATTCTTCCTGATCACACACTGATTTGAAAAAGTGGCTGCAATCGCTTACAATGTTGCTGAACTTTTCAATATAACAACGGGCACCTCTTGACCGTCCATGTCCTTCGTAATCAATACCTATCACCCCATATCCTGCAGATGCTAGCCTTGTCCCACAATCTTTCATGGAAGCACTGCATTCCATGCCATAACCATGGCAGAGAAAGACAAGGGCCTTTGGAGAAGAAAAAGGTAACCACCTACAACTAAATAGCTGAACTCCTCTTGAATTCGTTATGTACTCCTCTCGGTACTCTATATCCATCTTTGTATTAAATCTAAGATCTAACAAAAATCTAAGATCTAACAAAAAATAATGCTATGATAAAGGAAATAATAGTTGTGAATTTTTTCTACAGTGCCAGGCCTTATATAGGCTTCAAAATACTAGAAAAAGGAAAGCAATAAAACTAAGAAATAAATATAAAAAGGAAACATAGCCTAAACTATGGATTTTTTACGGACTTTTTTTTTGTACTTGCCAATCGATAAGAAACCCACCCTTAAACAACGTGAAATATCTCTTCAACTAAAAATAATTGAAGTACTAAAGCTCAAAATAATACCTTTGGCTTCTTTTCTTCCGTAACAGGTGGGATACAAATTTTAAAGGAGTCGAGGAGTTCTAAATAGAACGGGtttctgttttagggaatttaCTTGCTGATGAATGTTATGACCCAGTTCAATTAAGGGATTGTTTAACTTGGAAAGACAAACTGAGCCAATGGGAGAGGTTTCGGACGTATGAGCGAGTGCAGTTAAACGTGTTTTTTTTCTTCACGTGTCATTGTGACTGTTAAGATGAGAACAACGAATTCGAGCATGAGACGCTTGTATCTTTGCTTAAATACCTATCTTGTTTGGATGAAAAATAAATGCACACGAAAAAATTGAAATTTGTAAAAAGTTTTAGAACTTAGCAAGTCGATTAGTATTACCTAAAATGACATTCGAAATCAAAGACATGGTAGTATGTAATCAATGTAATCTACTAAGCATATAGACTCGATCCCTTGGGAAGTAGCTTATGACGTTAAAACTGTAAGTAAGGATGGACATTCTTTGATTCAACATGATCTATTATCAAGGACATATCATCAACTTCTTATTGTCAGACTATGTAACGATGATGGATCATAATAACTCGCCTGGATGGAAAGAATCATGTATACGAATTTCCTGACAGCTGACTTAATGTTTGAAGGAATAGTAAGATCAATCCCACCGTCAGATCATAGAATTTTCATGATAATACAAATGTAGAGAGAGTAGATATCAGAactgtatattttcaaaaatcatTCATAGAATCTTAGTGGCACCAGCAAGGAAGCACCTCGCTATGAAAAACATAATGGCGCACACCTCACCCACACTAATTTTGAGTAATAGTTGTCAGTAGAGTTTCTTCTGTGCAAGACAATCAAAATTCTTGAAAGGTCTCTCTGTTGAACACTACTGGCTGAGTTTCTTTGGCAGTAAACAACTCTATACATCGCACCGATCTTTAATTACATACATATGAATGCTACCAAACAGAATATTCTGAAAAATGATAATGCTGAGATTTACGGATAATGCTGCTGCATGCCAAGAAAAAATTGTTCCAAATTGGATAAAATGACTGTTCACCGGAGTTAGATCACCGGGATCAGCGTTCAACCACCTTACTTAATATCCCCAATTGAGTTACAAACTCTCCCTGCTGACCTTGATGTTTTGAATGATGAGTTCTAAAAAcggcaaaaataaaaagataacgcGGCTGCCGCCAGCTGGGGGTCAAACCCGTGTCACCTGGGTGACAAGCGAAATACTTAGGAATTAGAGAGCGGTTAGAAATGGGATTTCCAAAAAATAAGGGAATCCAAAACTTTTGATGGGTTTAGGATTTTACCTTTATTCTTTTAGGAATAGGATTCCCACCAACCTTTGTAGATACACTATCATTTCCCTGTTCGCAATTCTCGAATAATTGTTTTATCCCTTTTTTTGCTTCATTAGAAGTCGCCTGAAAATCACAGACTACCTAAACTACTAGTACATGTTTGATACTTGACTATCTAAACTGCTAGTACATGTTTGATACTTTCTgaaaacttgggtgattccaatgACCCACCCACCTCCTTAATAGCTCCGCCCCTGCTATCGCTGCTTCTCTTGGTGCTGCTGTGGGGTTGAAGGGTTCTTTGTGATAAAAAAATCTATGATGTAGGGAAGATACTATTAAAAGAGGTCCTGTATTAGTTTGGATGCTTATCTTGCTGGAGATAGATTTGACTCGGCTAGTTATTTTTACGCTCGACTCATTAAGCTAAgcgtttaattattattttttatatatgtttttttCTGATGCATtattatatatgttttttttttgatattttaattataatagatGAGCAATATTTAACTTCAAATTGAACTTCTGCATTGTTTATCAATTTTCTAATATTGAGGTTCTAATATTGAGGTCGTAGTTGCGACTGTACACCCCCTGTAGATAATCATATGATCAGTTGTCATCAACTATACATGCATGTCTGATTCGAAATTGCATACATCTTTATTAGGAGAACAAAGAATACACGCTTCATTGGATATTTGATAAACTCGAACTGATGCAGCGAGTTGCTGGTTGTAGACTGAAGTATCCTGGATCCAACTCTTTGTTATATGCAATCTTTCTACACTAAATCTTTTGTTTCGCCATAGTAATTATCTCTTCTTTCGTCTTTTGTCTTCCTCCATGAATCCTGATGTTCCTCTCCTTTCTGGGCTCCCATACAATCATTTCTCATGACCAGAGCTTAAAACTTCAGCACTTCAGTTCTTATTAATCCTGCCATGCATGTTAATAAATTctattttcttccatgattgtAACGTTTGTTCTTCTATCTATTTTATACTTTTTACCTTCCTATAAACATAAATCCAATCGATGTGTAATGCACAAAAACTGTCACAAATAGGAGAGGCAAAAACTACAAGTTTTGGTAAATATCCCATGTACTTTCTAAGCCTTATGTCAGATATATCCGTCAACATGAAAAATACTTATTGCTATTTGCGCACATGCATCCCTTCCTTGGACGTGGTAGCTGTTTCTCACTTCTCGGACTCTCTGAATCAAATCCTAATTTGTGGACTGTTATCCTACCACTGAAAGTTGATATGACAGAGATTTGGATGATGCGTCAATAGAACAAATACCATGCGATTCGTCAAGTTGGGGAAGGAGATGACTGTCTATATTATCTAAAACTTGTTTTCAGGGTTCTGATACAATTGACAATGTCGATGGAAAATTCAAGACAATCAGGGGATTCCACCCGATCAGCAGAGATTATTTTTTTCTGTAAACAGTTGGAAGATAAAAGGACTCTTGCAGATTACAGTATTCAGAAGGAGTTACTCTTCATCTTGTCCTTCGCCTCCGCGGTGGTGATAATCGAATATCATCTGGATCTCTCTAGTGGGTAGTTGTCTAGTGGAATATCTTGGCTGCTTCTGTTATGGCTATGGCTTTCTCATTTTATATTTATCTGTGTTTAATCATGATAGTGCTACCAAACGGCTTTTTAATGGATTTTCAGTTATGTGTTATATATATGAACCACATGTTCTATTTTTCTTCACTTTCTGGGTATTATAGAAGATTTATGATATTTTAACTATGTTTAATACAATGCGTTCGAATTTCGGTAGAATAAGTTTAATGATATTTTAACTTGCAGGAACCATCGATGAAGGCAGTATGATATTTGTATTCGTTCATTATTGTGGATTAATCAAGTTCATCATGGAATTGGATAATGCACCTGCTCTTTACAAAGGAATTGTGGAGACTAAGATCCTAACAGGAAACTGAATGTTATTAGAAATCACAAATAGCATTATATTGAAATTAAATTTTGCAAATTTCTAACTTTCTAAGCTTTGCACATTCTGCATAATTAAATTAAACTAAATCGAAAATGAACTACGGTAACTCTCCCGCTCTGTCTTTCTTTGCATTCTCCATATTAGACATGATTGTTTCACCATAAAATACCACTGAGATAACAAATCACTTCGGCTTTTTGCGCTTGAAAACTCAAGCACTCATAGCTCACTGATAAGACACATCACATCGGGTTTTTCGTGCTAGAAAGGCTCATGATCATCAGAGCTGCCACAACTGTTATCATCGTTTGCGATTAGTATGGAAAACTTCTTACACCCATCCATCAAAGCTTTCCGATCTCGATCACCAAACGAACAGCACGCATACACCTGAAGGACTTTCAAACGTTTGCAATTCCGAAGGATAGCTTCCCAGCCTTCTGGCTTTATTACCTCCACGAAACCTGATACTTTCAGTTCCCGTAAAGAAGGGCAACCTTTTAAAATCATCAAAACTGCTTCAGTATTCATAGTCATAGTCCCAGATTCTTCTCCAACCCAGGACAATTTAGTCCGTGCTGAGAGTTCAAGATATTCAAGCCCACCACCCTAACAATTGCTTTAATCCCCTCTGGTGTAAGTTTGCTCCCATTTTCTTCGAGCCAGGTTAATGTCTGTGGACACCCTAGAAAGCCAATACCCGTTATCTTGCTACGGAAGCCGATGTTAAGTGAATCCAATTCGCGGTAGTTCCGTAAGCGAAAACTTATTCCTGAATCAGTAATCAAGTCACACCATGAGAGGTTAACCACCTCTAAGGAGGAACAACATTTTGCCAGGGCCTTTAAGCCTTCATCAGTAATATCACAACCTTTCAAACTTACATCTACCAAAAGAGGGAACCAAGAAAACATTAAAGACAATTCGATATTGAATGCGAATTTTAGGCGCAGgccaaaaaatttattttcttaccgccaggcccacaattaatttctgatacagtcgcacccataattatttaaaaatatttaaaacgtactgaaagactctattacccttcatcgtttttgggcataatttttttttctccgccagtttctttccctattcctccattaatctctgtaaTGAACCTGCAAAGATTTTTTTCTCCAtaatttaaagaaataaatcatttaaaatcgatgattcaaagaaataaatcattactaaaccctagaatacagttcaacaaaaatggatgaaacaccaaCAAGAACACGTCTTCAGAAATCGAAAAGAAGAAATCAGGTACTAAATCCAGTTTAATCGATGGTATTGTTGCATGCATTCattagatttgatttttttttcgattttaatttttgtttttaatgttGATGACctaaaagacgaagaagaaaaaatcaagtcgaagaaacagaaaaaaagttatgcagctaaattttaACTTGTTATGAAGTTAAAAtttagatgcataacttgttatgcagttaaaatttagatgcataacttgttatgcagaagtaataatatgctgcataacttgttatgcagttaaaaactagttatgcagtacaaagaaaatgtgcataaccagttatgcagtacaaaaaaaagtgcatataactagttatgcagatgcatcaaaggttatgcttatcataaatcactgcggatgcaaaaaaaaaaaatgcataactagttatgcagtacaaagaaaatgtgcataacaagttatgcataatatGTCATGTGTTTTACTTTTAAATAACATATGTTACGCAGGAAAA
This genomic stretch from Papaver somniferum cultivar HN1 chromosome 5, ASM357369v1, whole genome shotgun sequence harbors:
- the LOC113278570 gene encoding caffeoylshikimate esterase-like codes for the protein MDIEYREEYITNSRGVQLFSCRWLPFSSPKALVFLCHGYGMECSASMKDCGTRLASAGYGVIGIDYEGHGRSRGARCYIEKFSNIVSDCSHFFKSVCDQEEYKDIARLLYGESMGGAVALLIHKKDPNYWNGAVLVAPMCKISEKLKPHPMVVNMLTRIDIIPKWKIVPTKNVIDSAFKDPIKREEVRNNKLIYQDKPRLKTALEMLRTSMSLEDTLNEVTLPFFVLHGEADIVTDPEVSKALYVQAVSKDKTFKLYPGMWHALTSGEPDHNIEIVFSDIFSWLDKRIVDFSTTTTTAAVGPVHQNSKNPPTSEHPLEIIQVDKQQQKTRRYLCGWKGERMHNHSEM